In one Chroicocephalus ridibundus chromosome Z, bChrRid1.1, whole genome shotgun sequence genomic region, the following are encoded:
- the LOC134508487 gene encoding avidin-like isoform X2 has protein sequence MSHRLLTALALPAGAALAAAAAGSQFLCQASEIPKGEEDRAKEAKVTNTKWGLSHKQKSPARNGKCDLTGWWENELGSKMHVDAVDSQGNFTGEYHTAVSSAQKPIEPSPLLGSQHLDEDGQCTFGFTVNWKFSDSTAVFAGQCFAGDGGEEVLQSIWLLREKVDSLPSDWKATRTGHNIFTRTG, from the exons ATGAGCCACCGCCTCCTCACCGCCCTCGCCCTGCCcgccggggctgcgctggccgcggcggcggccgggagccag ttcCTCTGCCAAGCATCCGAGATCCCCAAGGGGGAAGAGGACCGTGCAAAGGAGGCAAAGGTGACCAACACCAAGTGGGGGCTGAGTCACAAGCAGAAAAGCCCTGCAAGGAATGGCAAG TGTGACCTGACCGGCTGGTGGGAGAACGAGCTGGGCTCCAAGATGCATGTGGATGCAGTCGACAGCCAAGGCAACTTCACCGGCGAGTACCACACTGCTGTGTCAAGCGCCCAGAAACCCATCGAGCCATCCCCCCTCCTTGGCTCCCAGCACTTGGATGAGGACGGGCAGTGCACCTTCGGCTTCACCGTCAACTGGAAGTTTTCTG ACTCCACAGCTGTCTTCGCGGGCCAGTGCTTTGCTGGGGACGGTGGGGAGGAGGTCCTGCAGTCCATCTGGCTGCTGCGGGAGAAGGTCGACTCCCTGCCCAGCGACTGGAAAGCCACCAG GACTGGTCACAACATCTTCACTCGGACGGGCTGA
- the LOC134508318 gene encoding avidin-like, which produces MGSLSCCLLLAMALLTPCAAAARKCDLQGLWRNELGSNMTLSALDASGTFSGSYHTAVAATNKQILVSPLQGAQQHSSDKGQPTFGFTVQWQFADSMTAFVGQCFVDRRGKETLETTWLLREEVPSRRDVWKATRVGTSIFTRIK; this is translated from the exons atggggagcctcagctgctgcctcctgctcgcCATGGCCCTGCTCACCCCCTGTGCGGCTGCCGCCAGGAAG TGTGACCTGCAGGGCCTGTGGAGGAATGAGCTGGGCTCCAACATGACCCTCTCAGCCCTGGATGCATCCGGGACCTTCTCGGGCTCCTACCACACCGCTGTGGCAGCCACCAACAAGCAGATCCTGGTGTCACCCCTGCAAGGGGCCCAGCAGCACTCCAGTGACAAGGGGCAGCCCACCTTTGGCTTCACCGTGCAGTGGCAGTTCGCAG ACTCCATGACTGCTTTTGTGGGCCAGTGCTTTGTGGACCGCCGTGGGAAGGAGACACTGGAGACCACGTGGCTCCTGCGGGAAGAGGTCCCATCCCGCAGGGATGTCTGGAAAGCCACCAG GGTTGGCACCTCCATCTTCACGCGCATCAAGTGA
- the LOC134508730 gene encoding avidin-like codes for MGSSTFTLVLALALVACVTPAERKCQLSGLWKNEQDSLMEISAVRDDGVFQGKYLTQVTLAGVCARASPLTGAQQQPGEGGWPTFAFTVRWDKFSNATAAFAGQCFVDTGGKETLTTMWLLREAVGSLEEDWKATRVGRNVFIRKRTPKGKILPSLSPSCEDAASSAP; via the exons ATGGGAAGCAGCACTTTCACCCTGGTCCTTGCCCTGGCCCTGGTGGCGTGTGTCACCCCTGCGGAGAGGAAG TGCCAGCTCAGTGGGCTGTGGAAGAACGAGCAGGACTCGCTGATGGAGATTTCAGCAGTGAGGGACGACGGGGTCTTCCAGGGGAAATACCTCACGCAGGTCACCCTCGCCGGCGTCTGCGCCCGCGCCTCCCCCCTGACGGgcgcccagcagcagcctggcgaGGGGGGCTGGCCCACCTTTGCCTTCACCGTGCGCTGGGATAAGTTTTCCA ATGCCACTGCCGCCTTCGCGGGGCAGTGCTTCGTGGACACAGGCGGGAAGGAGACGCTGACCACCATGTGGCTGCTGCGCGAAGCCGTCGGGTCCCTGGAGGAGGACTGGAAAGCCACAAG GGTGGGCAGAAACGTCTTCATACGCAAACGCACCCCAAAAGGAAAGATCCTGCCCAGCTTGTCCCCATCCTGTGAGGACGCAGCTTCATCTGCCCCATGA
- the LOC134508487 gene encoding avidin-like isoform X1, whose amino-acid sequence MSHRLLTALALPAGAALAAAAAGSQFLCQASEIPKGEEDRAKEAKVTNTKWGLSHKQKSPARNGKQCDLTGWWENELGSKMHVDAVDSQGNFTGEYHTAVSSAQKPIEPSPLLGSQHLDEDGQCTFGFTVNWKFSDSTAVFAGQCFAGDGGEEVLQSIWLLREKVDSLPSDWKATRTGHNIFTRTG is encoded by the exons ATGAGCCACCGCCTCCTCACCGCCCTCGCCCTGCCcgccggggctgcgctggccgcggcggcggccgggagccag ttcCTCTGCCAAGCATCCGAGATCCCCAAGGGGGAAGAGGACCGTGCAAAGGAGGCAAAGGTGACCAACACCAAGTGGGGGCTGAGTCACAAGCAGAAAAGCCCTGCAAGGAATGGCAAG CAGTGTGACCTGACCGGCTGGTGGGAGAACGAGCTGGGCTCCAAGATGCATGTGGATGCAGTCGACAGCCAAGGCAACTTCACCGGCGAGTACCACACTGCTGTGTCAAGCGCCCAGAAACCCATCGAGCCATCCCCCCTCCTTGGCTCCCAGCACTTGGATGAGGACGGGCAGTGCACCTTCGGCTTCACCGTCAACTGGAAGTTTTCTG ACTCCACAGCTGTCTTCGCGGGCCAGTGCTTTGCTGGGGACGGTGGGGAGGAGGTCCTGCAGTCCATCTGGCTGCTGCGGGAGAAGGTCGACTCCCTGCCCAGCGACTGGAAAGCCACCAG GACTGGTCACAACATCTTCACTCGGACGGGCTGA
- the LOC134508317 gene encoding avidin-like isoform X1 produces MVQATPFLLMLSLALVAPGFSARKQCVLSGRWVNDLGSNMTIGAVNGKGDFTGSYHTAVTATRNEIQLSPLQGSQHRTNNKGQPTFGFTVNWSFSDSVTVFTGQCFVDENGKEVLKTMWLLRSRVDNINDDWKATRVGINIFTRLPSSQKE; encoded by the exons ATGGTGCAAGCGACTCCCTTCCTCCTGATGCTCAGCCTGGCCCTGGTGGCTCCTGGCTTCTCTGCGAGAAAG CAGTGTGTGCTGAGCGGGCGTTGGGTCAACGACCTGGGCTCCAACATGACCATCGGGGCTGTGAACGGAAAAGGCGATTTCACTGGCAGCTACCACACGGCCGTGACTGCCACGAGAAATGAGATCCAGCTGTCACCGCTGCAGGGGTCCCAGCATCGCACAAACAACAAGGGCCAGCCCACCTTTGGGTTCACAGTCAATTGGAGCTTTTCAG aCTCTGTCACCGTCTTCACGGGCCAGTGCTTCGTGGATGAGAATGGAAAGGAGGTTTTGAAGACCATGTGGCTCCTGCGGTCCCGTGTGGACAACATCAATGACGACTGGAAAGCCACCAG GGTCGGCATCAACATCTTCACCCGCCTGCCCTCCTCGCAGAAGGAGTGA
- the LOC134508639 gene encoding avidin-like isoform X1, with amino-acid sequence MGSSTFALVLALALVACVTPAERKCLLSGSWRSDTGCRMVVSVLGEDGSFSGSYLPGPAVGDYEILTSPLEGSQQDAGLAPQPIFSFTVRWRLQDSETARTTVFLGQCYVGTNGEETLHSLWLLREAAESPTEDWKATRIGTSIFTRIK; translated from the exons ATGGGAAGCAGCACTTTCGCCCTGGTCCTCGCCCTGGCCCTGGTGGCGTGTGTCACCCCTGCGGAGAGGAAG TGCCTCCTCTCCGGGTCCTGGCGGAGCGACACCGGCTGCCGGATGGTCGTGTCCGTCCTCGGCGAGGATGGCAGCTTCTCTGGTTCCTACCTGCCGGGGCCTGCCGTTGGTGACTACGAAATCCTCACCTCCCCACTGGAGGGGTCCCAGCAGGACGcagggctggccccacagcccatctTCTCCTTCACTGTGCGCTGGCGGCTCCAAG ACTCAGAGACCGCCCGGACAACTGTCTTCCTGGGCCAGTGCTATGTGGGCACCAATGGGGAGGAGACCCTGCACTCTCTGTGGCTCCTGCGAGAAGCTGCCGAGAGCCCCACCGAGGACTGGAAAGCCACTCG GATTGGAACCAGCATTTTCACACGGATAAAATAA
- the LOC134508317 gene encoding avidin-like isoform X2, producing the protein MVQATPFLLMLSLALVAPGFSARKCVLSGRWVNDLGSNMTIGAVNGKGDFTGSYHTAVTATRNEIQLSPLQGSQHRTNNKGQPTFGFTVNWSFSDSVTVFTGQCFVDENGKEVLKTMWLLRSRVDNINDDWKATRVGINIFTRLPSSQKE; encoded by the exons ATGGTGCAAGCGACTCCCTTCCTCCTGATGCTCAGCCTGGCCCTGGTGGCTCCTGGCTTCTCTGCGAGAAAG TGTGTGCTGAGCGGGCGTTGGGTCAACGACCTGGGCTCCAACATGACCATCGGGGCTGTGAACGGAAAAGGCGATTTCACTGGCAGCTACCACACGGCCGTGACTGCCACGAGAAATGAGATCCAGCTGTCACCGCTGCAGGGGTCCCAGCATCGCACAAACAACAAGGGCCAGCCCACCTTTGGGTTCACAGTCAATTGGAGCTTTTCAG aCTCTGTCACCGTCTTCACGGGCCAGTGCTTCGTGGATGAGAATGGAAAGGAGGTTTTGAAGACCATGTGGCTCCTGCGGTCCCGTGTGGACAACATCAATGACGACTGGAAAGCCACCAG GGTCGGCATCAACATCTTCACCCGCCTGCCCTCCTCGCAGAAGGAGTGA
- the LOC134508639 gene encoding avidin-like isoform X2, which translates to MGSSTFALVLALALVACVTPAERKCLLSGSWRSDTGCRMVVSVLGEDGSFSGSYLPGPAVGDYEILTSPLEGSQQDAGLAPQPIFSFTVRWRLQDSETARTTVFLGQCYVGTNGEETLHSLWLLREAAESPTEDWKATRTV; encoded by the exons ATGGGAAGCAGCACTTTCGCCCTGGTCCTCGCCCTGGCCCTGGTGGCGTGTGTCACCCCTGCGGAGAGGAAG TGCCTCCTCTCCGGGTCCTGGCGGAGCGACACCGGCTGCCGGATGGTCGTGTCCGTCCTCGGCGAGGATGGCAGCTTCTCTGGTTCCTACCTGCCGGGGCCTGCCGTTGGTGACTACGAAATCCTCACCTCCCCACTGGAGGGGTCCCAGCAGGACGcagggctggccccacagcccatctTCTCCTTCACTGTGCGCTGGCGGCTCCAAG ACTCAGAGACCGCCCGGACAACTGTCTTCCTGGGCCAGTGCTATGTGGGCACCAATGGGGAGGAGACCCTGCACTCTCTGTGGCTCCTGCGAGAAGCTGCCGAGAGCCCCACCGAGGACTGGAAAGCCACTCG CACAGTGTAA